A window of Halobellus sp. LT62 contains these coding sequences:
- a CDS encoding MFS transporter, with protein sequence MIFLVNLGRVIFAPLLGEFIAVFRIGEGTAGLIATLAWLGSALPRVPTGWLLTRVPRHRVILATGGVLTGASVFIASATSVAMVAVGALLMGLAAGAYFVAANPLVSELYPERVGWAIGIHGMTSQIAAAAAAPLVTLVLALFVDWRFVFAAIAVAAAAVTTLLFFVARSTTLPDAGSADRDVIAAIRSEWRAVLLGVVVVGTTGFLWQGLFNFYELYMITKGLSETTAKNLLTVIFAAGVPAFVVSGKLADTLPRVPYILAIITAFTACVLALTVSSGLVGIVALTAVIGYVLHSLFPAVDTYLLDTLPDESRASAYAWYSGGMMVIQATGSSAVGALREAGLAYDAIFTQLSLGLLVVAAGLLVLQRAGRLPQ encoded by the coding sequence CTGATCTTCCTCGTCAATCTGGGGAGAGTCATTTTCGCGCCGCTGCTCGGGGAGTTCATCGCCGTGTTTCGGATCGGCGAGGGGACGGCGGGGCTGATCGCGACGCTCGCGTGGTTGGGCAGTGCGCTCCCGCGCGTTCCGACGGGATGGCTTCTCACCCGCGTCCCGCGTCACCGCGTGATCTTAGCCACGGGCGGCGTTCTCACGGGCGCGTCGGTGTTCATCGCCAGCGCGACGTCGGTCGCGATGGTCGCCGTCGGCGCGCTCTTGATGGGACTCGCCGCGGGCGCGTACTTCGTCGCCGCCAACCCGCTCGTCAGCGAACTCTATCCCGAGCGGGTCGGCTGGGCGATCGGAATTCACGGGATGACGAGTCAGATCGCCGCGGCCGCGGCCGCACCGCTTGTCACGCTCGTCCTCGCGCTCTTCGTCGACTGGCGGTTCGTCTTCGCCGCGATCGCGGTCGCGGCCGCGGCCGTGACGACGCTGCTGTTCTTCGTGGCCCGGTCGACGACGCTCCCCGACGCCGGGTCGGCCGACCGCGACGTGATCGCGGCAATCCGTTCGGAGTGGCGAGCCGTCCTCCTCGGCGTCGTCGTCGTCGGCACGACGGGGTTCCTCTGGCAGGGACTGTTCAACTTCTACGAACTGTATATGATCACGAAGGGGCTCTCGGAGACGACGGCGAAGAATCTCTTGACGGTGATCTTCGCTGCTGGCGTCCCCGCTTTCGTCGTCTCCGGTAAGCTCGCGGATACGCTTCCCCGCGTCCCGTACATTCTCGCGATCATCACGGCCTTCACCGCCTGTGTGCTCGCGCTGACGGTCTCCTCCGGACTCGTCGGTATCGTCGCGCTTACGGCGGTGATCGGGTACGTCCTCCACAGCCTGTTTCCGGCGGTCGACACCTACCTGCTCGATACGCTCCCCGACGAGTCGCGAGCGAGCGCGTACGCGTGGTACTCCGGCGGGATGATGGTCATCCAAGCCACGGGCTCGTCGGCCGTCGGGGCGCTCCGCGAGGCGGGACTCGCGTACGACGCCATTTTCACCCAGTTGTCACTCGGGCTCCTCGTCGTCGCCGCCGGACTCCTCGTGCTCCAGCGCGCCGGTCGACTCCCGCAGTGA